One window of the Thunnus albacares chromosome 3, fThuAlb1.1, whole genome shotgun sequence genome contains the following:
- the LOC122976265 gene encoding vascular cell adhesion protein 1-like produces MIAIFMVISPQEQQIPVWSFVALRFIGPSEDFPQHIVSRARRVSEAAEDRTGHLLTKTNGPSKRASDTYKQNSHTHKNLKYPVFSQKSQTVSLPASDSQRLVFERDVIYQQPVFGARETDEGCVLLDGQSRFCCFACLTQSTPPAFPPVSSNSPETTEKSSCSLTISPSTRVVRFGDPVTANCSVSGKDFSFLSWQVPLEPPSPTVETFLVWSVNSTTDWNIEPMCCAMSNMGPGCHLNLSVIVYKPPDSVSISIANHTGPMIEGHQYTLECIVLDVAPVGNANVTFYRGQTELRRLQSNNPEKKPVTEIFTLDIIPSKDDDGVQYWCEAKLDLGAEGPQPPPVVTSQNITAEVHFVPQLLCLPKLQVQEGESLSCEVSGNPKPSVTWFKDGQVVSLPTHSSRQHAGNYTVMIEGQKNITLEVEVLTGSGTANCFNRHFLLAVLLIQILTCCKT; encoded by the exons atttattggcccatctgaagatttTCCACAACATATAGTGAGCCGTGCCAGGAGAGTGTCGGAGGCTGCTGAGGACCGGACAGGGCATCTGTTGACCAAAACCAACGGGCCCAGTAAGAGAG CTTCAGACACATATAAGCAGAACTCACACACCCATAAAAACCTGAAGTATCCAGTGTTTTCTCAGAAGTCTCAGACCGTGTCACTGCCAGCATCAGACAGCCAGCGACTGGTGTTTGAGAGAGACGTCATATATCAGCAGCCAGTATTTGGAGCCAGGGAAACTGATGAAGGATGTGTACTTCTGGATGGCCAATCACGCTTCTGCTGTTTTGCCTGTTTGACTCAG AGTACACCACCCGCCTTCCCTCCCGTCAGCAGCAACTCTCCAGAGACAACAGAAAagagcagctgctctctgacGATATCACCCTCCACCCGTGTGGTCAG ATTTGGAGATCCGGTCACAGCTAACTGCTCTGTATCAGGAAAAGATTTTAGTTTTCTGTCATGGCAAGTACCACTG GAACCACCTTCTCCCACTGTGGAGACATTTCTGGTTTGGAGTGTGAACAGCACTACTGACTGGAACATCGAGCCTATGTGCTGTGCAATGTCTAATATGGGACCGGGGTGCCACCTTAATCTCTCTGTGATAGTCTACA AGCCTCCGGACAGTGTGTCCATCAGTATTGCAAATCATACTGGGCCAATGATTGAGGGTCATCAGTACACTCTGGAGTGTATAGTTCTGGATGTTGCTCCTGTTGGAAATGCCAATGTGACCTTCtacagaggacagacagaacTGCGCAGACTACAGTCCAACAACCCAGAGAAAAAACCAGTGACTGAGATCTTCACTCTGGACATTATCCCCAGTAAAGACGATGATGGAGTCCAGTATTGGTGTGAAGCTAAGCTAGACCTGGGAGCTGAAGGACCACAGCCTCCTCCAGTGGTGACGTCACAAAACATCACTGCAGAGGTCCACT tTGTTCCACAGCTCCTTTGTCTTCCAAAATTGCAGGTGCAAGAGGGGGAGAGCCTCAGCTGTGAGGTGAGCGGAAACCCTAAGCCATCAGTCACTTGGTTCAAAGATGGGCAGGTAGTGTCCCTGCCCACTCATTCAAGCAGACAGCATGCTGGGAATTACACCGTCATGATAGAAGGACAGAAAAACATTACATTGGAGGTGGAGGTCCTCACTGGCAGTG GAACTGCAAACTGCTTTAATAGGCATTTCCTGTTGGCTGTCCTGCTTATTCAGATATTAACTTGCTGTAAAACCTGA
- the LOC122979840 gene encoding ubinuclein-1-like, with translation MVESRRVQFTTLTCDVPSSSDKPGSAQKSPSCVMQGKENGSDGPADTDTVRLVLKLFEPDDRDFPEFSYSQLVDNKISHVVKDDVPLSRFEMEEKQENEEMAALARKLEEKYGDKPKKKKDRIQDLIDIGYGYDDEDSFIDNSEAYDEFVPASITTKFGGFYVNSGVLQFRQASDTETEDFTTEEKTLQPSKKRKLNGVQDKEKKKPCREDGETKNDVDAKSSTLSEIVLSDKKKKKKKKAVGTLSVTSMLKKFQKEKERERQKMEKANQKAATIMGAPKIPLFPADAGGGGGSGLTDPLLSLIGSTNDHALIQAASTVDFDIDLDSLLDVTEETSSLKSFPATETQLHQPKTDYQTQSSVSSDAQPPYRKTNSQLKPPPEQIQLVSEASSTSPHQCAPLPEGLQPQLEDRIRKLMLAAKTSEGESKLKFFTPEINSILLEIEFQCREQGGQLRSKVYTHLSSFLPCSRETLLKRVKKLLLTHAEDPPNVEDPMQKLKEAIGRAMPEQITSFYENCKAYEQVKTPKETEEGTYGTQKVNDGPEDNVEEKGGKRGGPKKLFKWNEEIRECLGQVLRAKMDKYKRERKGSQEMEEYLKMLLDNEVKPLWPKGWMQSRVLMRESKKMLSLFTALPVKKARTEKKQSSIIGAPTTSDSCSIFQGTPPLKGELPQETDDVFIEGSNISSSKSLGAVKKEIASLKNVKSKTGGGVVLDAGASTPVETNKPLVNVTSSAPVHSLLDVLADQALAREQPLSVSQELLAAAVAKYKRSVQQWSFSVDTKSPPFPPPPPQSSPVGFPVSGVCHVVLPRLLPDFTRHGDASQVHISDDDDVIIL, from the exons ATCAGCCACGTGGTAAAAGATGATGTCCCACTGAGCAGATTtgaaatggaagaaaagcaAGAGAATGAAGAGATGGCTGCTCTGGCAAGGAAGTTGGAGGAGAAATAT GGTGACAAACCTAAGAAAAAGAAGGACCGCATTCAGGACTTGATCGATATCGGATATGGTTATGATGATGAGGATTCTTTCATCGACAACTCTGAGGCT TATGACGAGTTTGTGCCGGCCTCCATCACCACGAAGTTCGGTGGATTCTACGTGAATTCGGGCGTGCTGCAGTTCCGCCAGGCTTCAGACACTGAGACTGAGGACTTCacaacagaagagaaaacactTCAGCCCTCAAAA aaacgCAAACTTAATGGAGTACAggataaagaaaagaagaaaccGTGCAGAGAAGATGGGGAGACGAAAAACGACGTGGATGCTAAGTCAAG CACTTTATCTGAAATTGTACTGAgtgataagaagaagaaaaagaagaaaaaggctGTTGGTACATTGAGCGTCACCAGCATGCTGAAAAAGtttcaaaaagaaaaggagCGGGAGCGACAGAAGATGGAAAAAGCAAATCAGAAGGCGGCTACAATCATGGGTGCACCCAAAATCCCTCTGTTTCCGGCAGATGCAGGCGGCGGTGGGGGCTCAGGATTGACCGACCCTCTCCTGAGTTTAATTGGCTCTACCAATGACCACGCACTCATCCAAGCGGCCAGCACAGTGGATTTCGACATTGATTTGGACTCTTTATTAGATGTCACTGAAGAGACTTCGTCGCTGAAATCGTTTCCAGCCACAGAGACGCAGCTTCACCAGCCCAAAACTGATTATCAGACTCAGTccagtgtttcctctgatgCTCAGCCTCCATATAGAAAGACTAATTCCCAGCTGAAACCTCCTCCAGAACAAATCCAGCTCGTATCGGAAGCCAGTTCTACTTCGCCTCATCAGTGTGCCCCCCTGCCAGAGGGACTTCAACCACAACTGGAAGACCGCATTAGAAAACTCATGCTG GCTGCCAAAACCTCTGAGGGAGAGTCGAAACTCAAATTCTTCACTCCAGAAATCAACTCAATCCTGCTAGA AATTGAGTTTCAGTGTCGGGAGCAGGGTGGCCAGTTGCGCTCCAAGGTGTACACACACCTGTCTTCTTTCCTACCCTGCAGCAGAGAGACGCTCCTCAAACGTGTAAAGAAACTGTTGCTCACACATGCG GAGGATCCCCCTAATGTGGAGGATCCCATGCAGAAACTTAAGGAGGCCATTGGCAGAGCTATGCCCGAGCAGATTACGAGTTTCTATGAAAACTGTAAAGCATATGAACAAGTCAAGACTCCAAa GGAAACAGAGGAGGGGACATATGGCACACAGAAGGTGAATGATGGCCCAGAGGACAACGTGGAGGAGAAAGGTGGAAAGAGAGGAGGTCCTAAGAAGTTGTTCAAATGGAACGAGGAGATCAG GGAGTGCTTGGGCCAAGTGTTAAGGGCAAAAATGGATAAATATAAAAGGGAAAGGAAAGGGAGCCAGGAGATGGAGGAGTATCTGAAGATGCTGCTAGACAATGAGGTGAAACCGCTTTGGCCAAAAGGGTGGATGCAGTCTAG ggtGCTGATGAGGGAAAGCAAGAAAATGTTAAGCCTCTTCACTGCATTACC AGTAAAGAAGGCCAGGACTGAGAAGAAGCAGTCATCTATCATTGGGGCTCCAACCACATCAGATAGCTGCAGCATTTTTCAGGGAACTCCACCACTGAAAGGAGAACTCCCCCAAGAAACAGACGACGTCTTTATCGAAGGTTCAAACATCTCCAGTTCAAAGTCACTTGGTGCTGTGAAGAAGGAAATTGCTTCCTTGAAAAACGTGAAAAGTAAAACAGGAGGAGGTGTGGTATTGGATGCTGGTGCTTCTACACCTGTGGAGACAAACAAACCTCTGGTCAATGTCACTTCTTCTGCTCCGGTTCATTCACTTCTGGATGTCCTTGCTGATCAAGCACTGGCTCGAGAGCAACCTCTCTCAGTCTCCCAGGAGCTCCTGGCAGCAGCGGTTGCAAAATACAAACGTTCAGTTCAGCAGTGGAGCTTCAGTGTGGACACCAAAagtcctccttttcctcctccacctccccagTCCAGCCCGGTCGGCTTCCCAGTGAGCGGAGTGTGTCATGTTGTTTTGCCTCGGCTGCTGCCGGATTTCACCAGACATGGGGATGCTAGCCAGGTGCACATCTCTGATGACGATGACGTTATCATACTATGA